A DNA window from Setaria viridis chromosome 2, Setaria_viridis_v4.0, whole genome shotgun sequence contains the following coding sequences:
- the LOC117845057 gene encoding DNA topoisomerase 3-beta isoform X1: protein MAPKVLMVAEKPSIALSIASALSGGRMSTRKGSTDIHEFDGMFQGSYANFKVTSVIGHVLSVDFPPAYQNWDGTDPMDLFEAPVLRSECNPKAHIRRHLAQEVRGCTYLILWLDCDREGENICYEVIECTGIPENEAGRRIFRARFSSVTEKDILSAMDNLALPNKDEALSVDARQEIDLKVGVAFTRFQTRYFQGKYGNLDSRVISYGPCQTPTLGFCVQRYQQITTFKPEKFWSLKTYIIKDGDEIQLEWDRKKLFDFDVTVMFQKMVASDGTLKIADVSVKEECKTRPSGLNTVNMLKVASSALSIGPQTAMHLAERLYTQGFISYPRTESTAYPASFDFRGALAVLVHNPLWSNDVWTLLDAGFVKPRQGHDAGDHPPITPMRSATEEALGTDAWRLYQYISQHFIGTVSPDCRYTRTAIEFTSGGETFHCVGYRVTHKGFTSIMPWLSVSENSLPAFRKGDSVSIHKVDIYEGSTTPPDYLSESELISLMEKNGIGTDASIPVHINNICERNYVQVNSGRRLVPTPLGTTLIRGYQCIDADLCLPDIRSFIEQQITLIAKGKADHRQVIQHVIQQFMKKYSYFVKKIESMDALFEAQFSPLADSGRLLSKCGKCGRYMKYISTQPMRLYCITCEDVYYLPQNGSIKLYKEIICPLDGFELLLFSMVGPDAKSFPLCPFCYTNPPFEGIDKLFGALKIDDTGKVAKGAGMPCCLCPHPTCKQSMITQGVCACPECSGTLILDPVSAPKWRLYCNMCNCIVLLPHAAHRISTTDKKCLTCESTIIEVDFNKKTTPLQDGATLHEGCILCDDLLHSLIEMKHGKSFFMRRGRGRGRGRGRGRGSSRGRGRRGNSRYDDPKMSFRDF, encoded by the exons ATGGCGCCCAAGGTTCTGATG GTCGCGGAGAAGCCCAGCATCGCGCTCTCCATCGCCTCCGCCCTCTCCGGCGGCCGC ATGTCCACAAGGAAGGGAAGCACAGATATCCATGAGTTTGACGGGATGTTTCAGGGTTCTTATGCAAATTTTAAAGTGACATCTGTCATTGGACATGTTTTAAG TGTAGATTTCCCCCCTGCATATCAGAACTGGGATGGAACTGATCCAATGGACCTATTTGAGGCGCCAGTTCTGAGATCTGAATGCAACCCAAAG GCTCATATCCGCAGGCATCTAGCTCAAGAAGTTCGAGGTTGCACTTATTTGATACTTTGGCTGGACTGTGACCGAGAAGGAGAAAACATATGCTATGAAG TTATTGAGTGCACTGGGATTCCTGAAAATGAGGCTGGCAGAAGAATTTTCCGTGCTAGATTTTCATCTGTTACCGAGAAAGACATATTGAGTGCCATGGATAACCTTGCTCTGCCAAATAAAGATGAAGCACTATCAGTGGATGCTCGCCAAGAAATTGACTTGAAGGTTGGAGTAGCATTTACTCGATTTCAGACCCGATATTTTCAAGGAAAATATGGAAACCTTGATTCAAGAGTGATTTC GTATGGTCCGTGCCAAACACCTACGCTGGGATTCTGTGTACAACGCTATCAGCAAATCACCACATTCAAACCAGAGAAATTCTGGTCCTTGAAAACTTATATCATCAAAGATGGTGATGAAATACAGCTAGAATGGGACCGGAAGAAACTTTTTGATTTTGAT GTTACTGTAATGTTTCAGAAGATGGTCGCCAGTGATGGGACTCTAAAAATAGCAGATGTATCAGTGAAGGAAGAGTGCAAAACCCGTCCATCTGGCCTTAATACAGTTAATATGCTTAAG GTTGCATCAAGTGCACTCAGTATTGGACCTCAGACAGCCATGCACTTGGCAGAGCGGCTTTACACTCAAGGATTCATCAG CTATCCACGTACAGAGAGCACTGCATATCCAGCATCGTTTGATTTTCGAGGTGCACTTGCTGTGCTAGTACATAATCCTCTATGGTCCAATGATGTCTGGACATTACTGGATGCTGGTTTTGTTAAGCCTCGTCAAGGTCATGATGCTGGGGACCATCCTCCAATTACTCCAATGAGATCAGCGACAGAAGAAGCTCTGGGAACTGATGCTTGGAGGCTGTACCAATACATAAGCCAGCACTTTATTGGAACTGTTAGTCCTGATTGTAGATATACAAG GACTGCCATTGAGTTTACTTCAGGTGGAGAAACTTTCCACTGTGTTGGCTATCGAGTCACTCATAAAGGATTTACCTCTATCATGCCATGGCTGTCTGTCAGTGAGAATAGTCTTCCTGCCTTTAGAAAGGGAGACTCTGTTAGTATTCATAAGGTTGACATATATGAG GGAAGCACCACACCTCCTGATTACCTCAGTGAAAGTGAATTGATCTCTCTCATGGAGAAGAATGGCATAGGTACAGATGCATCAATTCCTGTACATATAAACAACATTTGCGAACGTAATTATGTTCAG GTGAATTCTGGAAGAAGGTTAGTACCAACACCACTGGGGACTACGTTGATAAGAGGATATCAGTGTATTGATGCTGATCTCTGCTTGCCTGATATCAGAAGCTTTATTGAGCAACAGATTACTCTAATTGCAAAAGGCAAAGCTGATCATCGTCAAGTTATTCAACATGTTATTCAGCAATTTATGAAAAAGTACTCTTACTTTGTGAAAAAG ATTGAAAGCATGGATGCTTTGTTTGAAGCACAATTTTCACCTTTGGCAGACTCTGGGCGCCTACTGAGCAAGTGCGGAAAATGTGGTCGGTATATGAAATACATTTCCACTCAGCCGATGAGGTTGTACTGTATAACTTGTGAGGATGTCTATTATCTTCCTCAGAACGGTTCGATTAAG CTTTACAAGGAAATCATATGCCCTCTTGATGGtttcgagttgcttctgttctCAATGGTCGGACCTGATGCAAAATCTTTTCCGCTGTGCCCCTTTTGCTATACTAATCCTCCATTTGAAGGCATAGACAAACTCTTTGGTGCTCTCAAGATAGATGACACTGGCAAGGTTGCGAAAGGGGCTGGCATGCCGTGTTGCCTTTGCCCGCACCCGACATGCAAGCAATCTATGATCACTCAAGGAGTTTGTGCCTGTCCTGAGTGTAGCGGTACCCTGATTCTTGATCCAGTTAGTGCACCCAAATGGCGGCTTTACTGCAACATGTGTAACTGCATTGTATTACTCCCACATGCCGCACATAGGATCAGCACTACAGATAAAAAGTGCCTAACATGTGAGTCTACTATCATTGAAGTTGATTTCAACAAGAAAACCACCCCTCTTCAAGATGGAGCTACATTGCATGAGGGTTGTATCTTGTGTGATGATCTGTTGCATTCACTCATTGAAATGAAGCATGGGAAGTCATTCTTTAtgcggagagggagagggagagggagagggaggggccggggcAGAGGAAGTAGCCGTGGTAGGGGAAGACGAGGGAATTCAAGGTATGATGATCCTAAAATGAGCTTCAGAGATTTTTAA
- the LOC117842980 gene encoding type I inositol polyphosphate 5-phosphatase 13 gives MEPDDEVMPRAPPPQRRGISYSQPLSRDAASARRAALRNHSLDDDHILPVSHSLNYPLHHDPTAGAPHVGYHPPLPPHQHHPSASYSSGSRRSGGGGASEGSMTLERAMSEYGGGSGTLPEFVGAGGGKGIFRVPLRAAMHPGRPPPLEVRPHPLRETQAGSFLRTLAAEQQRRQLWAGAESGIRVWALDEVFAEWGAGARRGDEESAPFREGVPAPPALCVAVDRANRLLWTGHKDGRIRSWRMDLDAAATAPAPAAAGAGDGGGSVGGSSQGGGNNNAPVFKEALTWQAYGRTPVLSMVVTSYGEIWSGSEGGVIKAWPYDAIAKSLSLSPEERHMAALLVERAYIDLRNHCTVGNVCSLPASDVKHMLADHSRAKVWTVTSMTFALWDARTRELLKVFGMDGQVESAKLETPVMPEQPMEEEVNPKAKPSKKDKSQGSLNFFQKSRNVLIGAADAVRRVATKGTFVEDNRRTGAVAQVMDGTIWSGCTNGAIIQWDGNGSRVQEFQHHTSSVQCIKALGERVWVGYASGTIQVMDADGNILAGWTGHSCPVIKMAIGGSYIYTLAHHGGIRGWPLNSPGPLDDIIRTELSNREQSYTRMEKINIMVGSWNVAQGKASAESLRSWLGSVSSDVGLVVVGLQEVEMGAGFLAISAAKETVGLEGSVNGQWWIDNIGKALDEGTSFHRVGSRQLAALLIAAWARKSLKPYVGDVDAAAVPCGLGRAIGNKGGVGLRIRVYDRKMCFVSNHFAAHLEAVSRRNADFDHIYRTMAFNKPHGSTASATSVQLHRTVNVNGNQVEEVRPDLAEADMVVFLGDFNYRLYGITYDEARDMVSQRSFDWLREKDQLRAEMKAGKVFQGMREGIIKFPPTYKFQKHQPGLGGYDSGEKKRIPAWCDRVLYRDSRSVSVAECSLECPVVASITSYVACMDVTESDHKPVRCTFSVDIARVDELIRRQEYGEIIESNEKVRSLLQEACFVPETTVSISEIKLENQENIVFQITNKCETSKAAFEILCDGQSIKKEDGTKSELLPRASFGFPLWLEVQPAVGLIKPGETVEITLHHEDFYTQEEFVDGIPQNWWCEDTRDKEAVLRINITGSSSTETKTHTINVQHCCPPSSAPPMMNLPAAAVPPSNVLASEGHSKRSSKKSQSKHRDQQQQQDYPQFGSSEVHDLCRMRCP, from the exons ATGGAGCCGGACGACGAGGTGATGCcgcgggccccgccgccgcagcgccgcggGATCTCGTACAGCCAGCCGCTGTCGCGGGACGCCGCgtccgcgcgccgcgccgcgctgcgcAACCACAGCCTCGACGACGACCACATCCTCCCGGTCTCCCACTCCCTCAACTACCCGCTCCACCACGACCCCACGGCGGGGGCCCCGCACGTGGGATaccacccgccgctcccgccgcaccagcaccaccccAGCGCCTCCTACTCCTCCGGCTCCCGACGctcggggggcggcggcgccagcgagGGCTCCATGACGCTCGAGCGCGCCATGTCCGagtacggcggcggcagcggcacccTCCCGGAGTTCGTCGGCGCTGGGGGCGGCAAGGGCATCTTCCGCGTCCCGCTCCGCGCCGCCATGCACCCGGGCCGCCCGCCCCCGCTCGAGGTGCGGCCCCACCCGCTCCGCGAGACGCAGGCGGGATCGTTCCTCCGCACGCTCGCCGCCGAGCAGCAGCGCCGACAGCTCTGGGCCGGGGCCGAGTCCGGGATCAGGGTCTGGGCGCTCGACGAGGTGTTCGCCGAGTggggcgccggcgcgcgccgcggcgacgaggagaGCGCGCCGTTCCGCGAGGGCGTGcccgcgcctcccgcgctcTGTGTCGCCGTCGACAGGGCCAACCGCCTGCTGTGGACGGGGCACAAGGACGGGAGGATCCGATCGTGGCGCATGGACCTCgacgcggcggccacggcgcctgcgcccgccgctgctggtgcaggcgacggcggcgggagcgttGGGGGCAGCAGTCAAGGCGGGGGAAACAACAATGCGCCAGTGTTCAAGGAAGCCCTCACATGGCAGGCCTATGGCCGGACGCCCGTGCTCTCCATGGTCGTCACTTCCTACG GCGAGATATGGTCAGGTTCCGAGGGTGGGGTCATAAAGGCGTGGCCATACGATGCCATTGCAAAGTCCCTCTCATTGTCACCAGAAGAGAGACACATGGCTGCTTTGTTGGTTGAGAGAGCTTACATTGACCTCAGAAACCATTGCACGGTTGGCAATGTTTGCTCCTTGCCTGCTTCAGATGTGAAACACATGCTGGCTGATCATTCCCGGGCTAAAGTTTGGACTGTGACAAGCATGACATTTGCTCTATG GGACGCACGTACAAGGGAGTTGCTGAAAGTCTTTGGGATGGATGGCCAAGTTGAGTCAGCAAAGCTAGAGACACCAGTCATGCCAGAACAGCCTATGGAGGAAGAGGTCAACCCTAAAGCAAAACCTTCAAAGAAGGACAAGTCACAAGGTTCTTTGAACTTCTTCCAGAAATCTAGGAATGTTTTAATAGGAGCAGCCGATGCAGTGCGCAGGGTTGCAACAAAGGGAACATTTGTCGAAGATAACCGTAGAACAGGAGCAGTGGCTCAAGTAATGGATGGCACAATCTGGTCAGGATGCACGAATGGTGCAATTATCCAGTGGGATGGGAATGGGAGCCGGGTGCAAGAATTCCAGCATCATACATCTTCGGTGCAGTGTATAAAGGCACTAGGAGAAAGGGTGTGGGTGGGCTATGCCAGTGGCACGATTCAAGTCATGGACGCCGACGGTAACATTCTGGCAGGATGGACAGGGCATAGTTGTCCAGTCATAAAGATGGCTATTGGTGGTTCTTACATTTACACACTGGCGCATCACGGTGGTATTCGGGGATGGCCACTGAATTCTCCTGGACCTCTTGATGATATTATCCGTACGGAATTGTCTAACAGAGAGCAGTCATACACTAGAATGGAGAAGATAAACATAATGGTGGGAAGTTGGAATGTAGCACAAGGGAAAGCATCCGCTGAGTCACTTAGATCATGGTTGGGTAGTGTATCATCTGATGTAGGGTTGGTTGTTGTTGGATTACAAGAGGTTGAGATGGGCGCAGGATTTCTTGCCATTTCTGCAGCAAAAGAAACT GTAGGACTTGAGGGCAGCGTGAATGGGCAATGGTGGATAGACAATATTGGCAAAGCACTTGATGAGGGGACATCATTCCACCGAGTTGGTTCTCGACAGTTGGCTGCATTGCTTATTGCTGCATG GGCAAGAAAGAGCCTTAAGCCATATGTTGGTGATGTCGATGCTGCTGCAGTGCCATGTGGTCTTGGACGTGCTATTGGCAATAAG GGTGGTGTAGGATTAAGAATAAGGGTATATGATCGGAAAATGTGTTTTGTGAGCAATCATTTTGCTGCACATCTGGAAGCCGTGAGCCGACGAAATGCTGACTTTGACCACATTTACCGGACAATGGCTTTCAACAAACCACATGGATCCACAG CTTCTGCTACATCTGTCCAGTTGCACAGAACAGTAAAT GTCAATGGAAATCAGGTTGAAGAAGTAAGGCCTGACCTGGCTGAAGCTGATATGGTTGTATTTCTTGGTGATTTCAACTACAGGCTTTATGGTATCACATATGATGAAGCAAGGGACATGGTTTCACAAAGAAGCTTCGATTGGCTAAGAGAGAAGGATCAGCTTCGAGCAGAAATGAAAGCTGGAAAGGTATTTCAAGGAATGCGTGAAGGCATAATCAAATTTCCCCCAACATACAAGTTCCAAAAGCATCAGCCAGGTCTCGGAG GGTATGATTCGGGTGAGAAGAAGCGGATACCTGCTTGGTGCGATAGAGTGCTATATCGTGACAGCCGTTCTGTATCAGTAGCTGAATGCTCATTAGAGTGCCCTGTAGTTGCTTCCATTACATC GTACGTGGCGTGCATGGATGTCACGGAGAGTGACCATAAACCTGTGAGGTGTACATTCAGCGTTGATATTGCAAGAGTTGATGAGTTAATAAGAAGGCAAGAATATGGAGAAATAATTGAATCGAATGAGAAAGTACGTTCTTTGCTCCAAGAAGCTTGTTTTGTTCCAGAAACTACAGTTAGCATAAGTGAAATCAAGCTGGAGAATCAAGAGAATATTGTCTTCCAAATTACCAATAAATGTGAAACAAGCAAAGCAGCTTTCGAAATCCTATGTGACGGGCAGTCAATCAAGAAGGAGGATGGAACTAAATCAGAGCTTCTTCCAAGGGCATCATTTGGCTTCCCACTTTGGCTCGAG GTACAACCAGCGGTCGGTCTGATTAAACCAGGTGAAACTGTGGAGATTACACTCCATCACGAAGACTTTTACACACAGGAAGAGTTCGTAGACGGAATACCACAGAACTGGTGGTGCGAGGACACCAGAGATAAGGAAGCCGTTCTCAGAATAAACATAACAGGCAGCAGCTCAACCGAAACCAAGACGCACACCATCAACGTCCAACATTGCTGCCCACCATCATCGGCGCCCCCGATGATGAACCTGCCAGCGGCTGCCGTGCCACCGAGCAACGTCCTGGCCAGCGAGGGGCACTCGAAGCGCTCCTCCAAGAAGAGCCAGTCCAAGCACCgggaccagcagcagcagcaggattACCCACAGTTTGGGAGCTCGGAGGTGCACGACCTGTGCCGCATGCGGTGCCCGTGA
- the LOC140221711 gene encoding uncharacterized protein yields MDPLLQGLQERAHPVSKMIILKEAKQRDIQGPPFQRASCIIYILYCHLEMLPVLPACLTIQRPRGKGKAARPPSPEPKVEEEEEEELPSAHASGDDEEEAEEEEQQEQEGDGDGDGEAGDAQSKIWLQGSSSLPKRPIPEHLRPLIKPVGTKSWIKLSGGDHNRKANGILGLLCRVHFPGLVVYAGQQQPAYTWDHYVAAPDVPVDRGDSPTSRSGSRPSCGISIDARRDLRPRRRPSVM; encoded by the exons ATGGATCCATTGCTACAGGGGCTGCAAGAGAGGGCTCACCCTGTGAGCAAAATGATAATTCTCAAGGAGGCAAAACAACGAGATATTCAGGGCCCACCCTTCCAGAG AGCATCTTGTATCATATACATTCTCTATTGCCACTTAGAGATGCTGCCCGTGCTGCCTGCATGTCTCACaatccagaggcctcgagggaagggtaaagcggcgagacccccgtcgcctgaacctaaggtggaggaggaggaggaggaggagctaccttccgcacacgcctctggggacgacgaggaggaggcggaggaggaggagcagcaggagcaggagggggacggggacggggacggggaggcaggggatgcccagtccaagatatggttgcaaggttcctcatccctcccgaagcgtccgatacctgagcatttacgcccgctgattaaaccggttgggaccaa gagttggattaagctcagtgggggtgaccacaaccgtaaggccaacgggatccttggccttttgtgcagggttcacttccctggcttggtggtgtacgctggacagcagcagccggcctacacatgggaccactacgtcgccgcccccgacgtccctgttgacagaggagattccccaacatcgcggagcgggtcaaggccgagctgtgg gatttctatagatgccaggagggatttgaggccaaggcgaaggccgtctgtgatgtag
- the LOC117844323 gene encoding uncharacterized protein, translating into MYGCYYIESCHLDSWLHLALTLGIEELILATNSMVPKYNFPLSLLSGKSGNSIRYLRLSFCIFRPTVRLGCFKSLKKLHLYCVGISGDELGYLLPVSVALEQLELAYCNKIICLKIPHVLQRLSCLDVAACHNLQMIKSEAPNLSSLCFEWFHHHLPTIMPNLEALTIDSICQIASIPSEHSKFCSLKYLNICVPGERLPILQRYLVPNRWIQVFFICHAQVPEVRVKYGLFSGDPSHPRQMPEHRYVKLKRAKIIGFYPAKSLLELASHVLETATSLECLTLDTTYCSCGRRHSDPAKCYLVAIKRYFEGKVPSTARLDVEGPFSGVRPNDRRWQGFTVFDGRS; encoded by the exons ATGTATGGTTGTTACTATATCGAGTCTTGTCATCTTGATAGCTGGCTTCACCTTGCTCTTACATTGGGGATTGAAGAGCTCATCCTTGCAACCAATTCAATGGTTCCAAAGTATAACTTCCCATTGTCACTTTTATCTGGTAAGAGTGGAAACTCAATCCGATATCTTCGTCTGAGCTTCTGCATCTTTCGTCCGACAGTCAGACTTGGGTGCTTCAAAAGCTTGAAGAAGCTGCATCTGTATTGTGTGGGTATTAGCGGGGACGAGTTAGGGTACCTTCTCCCAGTTTCTGTTGCTTTGGAGCAGTTGGAACTCGCATATTGCAATAAGATAATTTGCCTGAAGATACCCCACGTGCTGCAGAGGCTCAGCTGCCTGGATGTGGCTGCATGCCACAATCTTCAAATGATAAAGAGTGAAGCTCCAAATTTGTCCAGCCTGTGCTTTGAATGGTTCCACCACCAT CTCCCGACCATCATGCCAAATCTTGAAGCTCTTACCATAGATTCAATTTGCCAG ATAGCCAGTATACCAAGCGAGCACAGCAAATTCTGCTCGTTGAAGTACCTAAACATTTGTGTTCCTGGAGAG CGCCTTCCCATCTTACAAAGATATCTAGTGCCTAACAGATGGATTcaagtgttttttatttgccatGCTCAGGTACCGGAGGTTCGTGTGAAGTATGGCTTGTTTTCTGGCGATCCCTCCCATCCGCGTCAGATGCCAGAACACCGATATGTCAAGCTCAAACGTGCGAAGATCATCGGCTTCTACCCTGCGAAGAGCCTGCTGGAGCTAGCAAGCCATGTTCTTGAGACGGCAACGTCACTTGAATGCCTCACACTGGACACCACCTACTGTTCTTGCGGGCGTCGTCACAGCGATCCTGCCAAGTGCTACCTCGTGGCCATCAAAAGATACTTCGAAGGGAAAGTTCCCTCCACGGCTAGGTTAGATGTTGAGGGGCCTTTCAGCGGCGTGCGACCGAACGACCGTAGGTGGCAAGGTTTTACTGTGTTTGATGGGCGTTCATAG
- the LOC117845057 gene encoding DNA topoisomerase 3-beta isoform X2 → MDLFEAPVLRSECNPKAHIRRHLAQEVRGCTYLILWLDCDREGENICYEVIECTGIPENEAGRRIFRARFSSVTEKDILSAMDNLALPNKDEALSVDARQEIDLKVGVAFTRFQTRYFQGKYGNLDSRVISYGPCQTPTLGFCVQRYQQITTFKPEKFWSLKTYIIKDGDEIQLEWDRKKLFDFDVTVMFQKMVASDGTLKIADVSVKEECKTRPSGLNTVNMLKVASSALSIGPQTAMHLAERLYTQGFISYPRTESTAYPASFDFRGALAVLVHNPLWSNDVWTLLDAGFVKPRQGHDAGDHPPITPMRSATEEALGTDAWRLYQYISQHFIGTVSPDCRYTRTAIEFTSGGETFHCVGYRVTHKGFTSIMPWLSVSENSLPAFRKGDSVSIHKVDIYEGSTTPPDYLSESELISLMEKNGIGTDASIPVHINNICERNYVQVNSGRRLVPTPLGTTLIRGYQCIDADLCLPDIRSFIEQQITLIAKGKADHRQVIQHVIQQFMKKYSYFVKKIESMDALFEAQFSPLADSGRLLSKCGKCGRYMKYISTQPMRLYCITCEDVYYLPQNGSIKLYKEIICPLDGFELLLFSMVGPDAKSFPLCPFCYTNPPFEGIDKLFGALKIDDTGKVAKGAGMPCCLCPHPTCKQSMITQGVCACPECSGTLILDPVSAPKWRLYCNMCNCIVLLPHAAHRISTTDKKCLTCESTIIEVDFNKKTTPLQDGATLHEGCILCDDLLHSLIEMKHGKSFFMRRGRGRGRGRGRGRGSSRGRGRRGNSRYDDPKMSFRDF, encoded by the exons ATGGACCTATTTGAGGCGCCAGTTCTGAGATCTGAATGCAACCCAAAG GCTCATATCCGCAGGCATCTAGCTCAAGAAGTTCGAGGTTGCACTTATTTGATACTTTGGCTGGACTGTGACCGAGAAGGAGAAAACATATGCTATGAAG TTATTGAGTGCACTGGGATTCCTGAAAATGAGGCTGGCAGAAGAATTTTCCGTGCTAGATTTTCATCTGTTACCGAGAAAGACATATTGAGTGCCATGGATAACCTTGCTCTGCCAAATAAAGATGAAGCACTATCAGTGGATGCTCGCCAAGAAATTGACTTGAAGGTTGGAGTAGCATTTACTCGATTTCAGACCCGATATTTTCAAGGAAAATATGGAAACCTTGATTCAAGAGTGATTTC GTATGGTCCGTGCCAAACACCTACGCTGGGATTCTGTGTACAACGCTATCAGCAAATCACCACATTCAAACCAGAGAAATTCTGGTCCTTGAAAACTTATATCATCAAAGATGGTGATGAAATACAGCTAGAATGGGACCGGAAGAAACTTTTTGATTTTGAT GTTACTGTAATGTTTCAGAAGATGGTCGCCAGTGATGGGACTCTAAAAATAGCAGATGTATCAGTGAAGGAAGAGTGCAAAACCCGTCCATCTGGCCTTAATACAGTTAATATGCTTAAG GTTGCATCAAGTGCACTCAGTATTGGACCTCAGACAGCCATGCACTTGGCAGAGCGGCTTTACACTCAAGGATTCATCAG CTATCCACGTACAGAGAGCACTGCATATCCAGCATCGTTTGATTTTCGAGGTGCACTTGCTGTGCTAGTACATAATCCTCTATGGTCCAATGATGTCTGGACATTACTGGATGCTGGTTTTGTTAAGCCTCGTCAAGGTCATGATGCTGGGGACCATCCTCCAATTACTCCAATGAGATCAGCGACAGAAGAAGCTCTGGGAACTGATGCTTGGAGGCTGTACCAATACATAAGCCAGCACTTTATTGGAACTGTTAGTCCTGATTGTAGATATACAAG GACTGCCATTGAGTTTACTTCAGGTGGAGAAACTTTCCACTGTGTTGGCTATCGAGTCACTCATAAAGGATTTACCTCTATCATGCCATGGCTGTCTGTCAGTGAGAATAGTCTTCCTGCCTTTAGAAAGGGAGACTCTGTTAGTATTCATAAGGTTGACATATATGAG GGAAGCACCACACCTCCTGATTACCTCAGTGAAAGTGAATTGATCTCTCTCATGGAGAAGAATGGCATAGGTACAGATGCATCAATTCCTGTACATATAAACAACATTTGCGAACGTAATTATGTTCAG GTGAATTCTGGAAGAAGGTTAGTACCAACACCACTGGGGACTACGTTGATAAGAGGATATCAGTGTATTGATGCTGATCTCTGCTTGCCTGATATCAGAAGCTTTATTGAGCAACAGATTACTCTAATTGCAAAAGGCAAAGCTGATCATCGTCAAGTTATTCAACATGTTATTCAGCAATTTATGAAAAAGTACTCTTACTTTGTGAAAAAG ATTGAAAGCATGGATGCTTTGTTTGAAGCACAATTTTCACCTTTGGCAGACTCTGGGCGCCTACTGAGCAAGTGCGGAAAATGTGGTCGGTATATGAAATACATTTCCACTCAGCCGATGAGGTTGTACTGTATAACTTGTGAGGATGTCTATTATCTTCCTCAGAACGGTTCGATTAAG CTTTACAAGGAAATCATATGCCCTCTTGATGGtttcgagttgcttctgttctCAATGGTCGGACCTGATGCAAAATCTTTTCCGCTGTGCCCCTTTTGCTATACTAATCCTCCATTTGAAGGCATAGACAAACTCTTTGGTGCTCTCAAGATAGATGACACTGGCAAGGTTGCGAAAGGGGCTGGCATGCCGTGTTGCCTTTGCCCGCACCCGACATGCAAGCAATCTATGATCACTCAAGGAGTTTGTGCCTGTCCTGAGTGTAGCGGTACCCTGATTCTTGATCCAGTTAGTGCACCCAAATGGCGGCTTTACTGCAACATGTGTAACTGCATTGTATTACTCCCACATGCCGCACATAGGATCAGCACTACAGATAAAAAGTGCCTAACATGTGAGTCTACTATCATTGAAGTTGATTTCAACAAGAAAACCACCCCTCTTCAAGATGGAGCTACATTGCATGAGGGTTGTATCTTGTGTGATGATCTGTTGCATTCACTCATTGAAATGAAGCATGGGAAGTCATTCTTTAtgcggagagggagagggagagggagagggaggggccggggcAGAGGAAGTAGCCGTGGTAGGGGAAGACGAGGGAATTCAAGGTATGATGATCCTAAAATGAGCTTCAGAGATTTTTAA